From Humisphaera borealis, the proteins below share one genomic window:
- a CDS encoding NifU N-terminal domain-containing protein — MAFNVVAVQETPNPNAKKILLDRAISDVPLSFRTEEAASKNPLAQRLMSIPGVVGLLMLHDFVTISKSSEARWADISRKARRILAEDQTVRGNNT, encoded by the coding sequence ATGGCGTTTAATGTAGTGGCGGTACAGGAAACACCGAACCCGAACGCCAAAAAGATCTTACTCGACCGGGCGATCAGTGACGTCCCGCTGAGTTTCAGAACGGAAGAGGCCGCCTCGAAGAACCCGCTGGCCCAGCGGCTCATGTCGATTCCGGGCGTTGTCGGTTTGCTGATGTTGCACGATTTTGTGACCATCAGCAAAAGTTCCGAAGCTCGCTGGGCCGATATTTCTCGTAAGGCCCGGCGGATCTTGGCGGAGGATCAGACCGTACGCGGGAACAACACATAG
- the rplM gene encoding 50S ribosomal protein L13, with protein sequence MSTYMPKPGEVTANWHVVDASGMVLGRLASKVALLLQGKHKATYTPHVDGGDFVIIVNAQKITVTGRKAEVIQYDTYSRHPGGRMTYSYRTMLEKHPEKLIELAVRRMLPKSKMGRNILSKLKIYRDDKHPHSAQQPKALKLAI encoded by the coding sequence ATGAGCACGTATATGCCCAAGCCCGGCGAAGTCACTGCCAACTGGCACGTGGTTGACGCTTCGGGGATGGTCCTGGGTCGGCTGGCGTCGAAAGTCGCCCTCCTGCTCCAAGGCAAGCACAAGGCCACCTACACCCCGCACGTTGATGGTGGCGACTTCGTCATCATCGTCAACGCGCAGAAGATCACCGTCACCGGCCGCAAGGCCGAAGTGATCCAGTACGACACTTACTCCCGCCATCCCGGCGGTCGTATGACGTACTCCTACCGGACCATGCTCGAGAAGCACCCTGAAAAGCTGATCGAACTGGCCGTCCGTCGCATGCTCCCCAAGAGCAAGATGGGCCGTAACATCCTGAGCAAGCTCAAGATCTATCGCGACGACAAGCACCCGCACTCGGCCCAGCAGCCCAAGGCGCTGAAGCTGGCGATCTAA
- the rpsI gene encoding 30S ribosomal protein S9: MTTESAPVATETTTTPAPQGKQTFVWGVGRRKSAVARVRVAVGTGKITINGRELNDFFTGERDRKGIFGPLEVTSTGGKLDIHARCTGGGATGQAGAVIMGLARALLKYDNTTEAALRSGGFLTRDSRMKERKKYGQRGARRRFQFSKR; the protein is encoded by the coding sequence ATGACCACCGAATCCGCACCCGTCGCCACCGAAACGACCACCACCCCGGCCCCCCAGGGCAAGCAGACGTTCGTCTGGGGCGTAGGTCGCCGCAAGTCCGCCGTCGCCCGCGTGCGGGTTGCCGTCGGAACCGGCAAGATCACCATCAACGGCCGCGAGCTCAACGACTTCTTCACCGGCGAGCGCGACCGCAAGGGTATCTTCGGCCCGCTCGAAGTCACCAGCACCGGTGGCAAGCTCGACATCCACGCCCGCTGCACCGGCGGCGGCGCCACCGGCCAGGCCGGCGCGGTCATCATGGGCCTGGCCCGTGCCCTGCTCAAGTACGACAACACCACCGAAGCGGCCCTCCGCAGCGGCGGGTTCCTCACCCGTGACAGCCGTATGAAGGAACGTAAGAAGTACGGCCAGCGCGGTGCCCGTCGTCGGTTCCAGTTCTCCAAGCGATAA